One window from the genome of Cucumis melo cultivar AY chromosome 12, USDA_Cmelo_AY_1.0, whole genome shotgun sequence encodes:
- the LOC103504561 gene encoding uncharacterized protein LOC103504561 isoform X2, translating to MTTTLAALQFAFLSPAVSKKIAYPQFFSSSGRRTGVQFVGCVNASNPRNAQGGFDPELRSVLELATNSELYELEHILFGPSYFSPLMKSITNRGQTDYAMIEEDLEERDGFISTLESRFLFLAADARSTLRGWRPSYRDVLLTVRKKLNVPCSTKLSSEDLEAEIFLHLLQEYASEESVREANLEGSLQLGLDLWKVQTLAATDGASDLQSLILKGGSLITVVKMFQVFARTLSGKVFREAANYQIKKEIIKKGGQLAAANLESRVALLVAQKGLAGAASRYLGLRSMMTLLGPMLWGTFLADMVIQMMGTDYARILRAIFAFAQIRITRTYRLPKSTSDQQSI from the exons ATGACGACTACTCTGGCTGCGCTTCAATTCGCCTTCCTTTCTCCTGCCGTTTCCAAAAAAATTGCATATCCC CAGTTTTTCAGCTCTTCTGGGCGTAGAACTGGCGTACAATTTGTGGGTTGTGTCAATGCTTCCAACCCAAGAAATGCTCAAg GTGGCTTTGACCCTGAATTGCGTTCTGTGCTTGAGCTGGCCACAAATTCTGAATTGTATGAGCTTGAGCATATCCTTTTCGGTCCCAG TTACTTCAGCCCATTGATGAAATCGATTACGAACAGAGGCCAGACGGACTATGCCATGATTGAGGAAGACCTTGAAGAGAGAGATGGGTTTATTTCAACGCTCGAGTCTCGATTCTTGTTCCTAGCAGCTGATGCTCGGTCGACGTTAAG GGGTTGGAGACCATCTTATAGAGATGTCTTGCTTACAGTGAGAAAAAAGTTAAACGTTCCTTGCTCAACCAAATTGTCATCTGAAGACCTTGAAGCAGAAATCTTTCTTCATTTGTTGCAGGAATATGCAAG TGAAGAATCAGTAAGGGAGGCTAACCTTGAAGGTAGTCTACAACTTGGACTTGATCTGTGGAAGGTACAAACTTTAGCAGCTACAGATGGAGCATCTGACCTGCAATCCTTGATACTAAAG GGTGGTAGTTTGATAACTGTGGTTAAAATGTTTCAAGTG TTTGCTAGGACCTTATCTGGGAAGGTGTTCCGAGAAGCAGCCAACTATCaaattaaaaaggaaatcatCAAAAAG GGTGGACAGTTAGCTGCAGCAAATCTCGAGTCAAGAGTGGCCTTGCTCGTTGCCCAAAAG GGTCTTGCCGGTGCCGCTTCAAGGTATCTGGGTTTGAGAAGCATGATGACTTTGCTCGGCCCGAT GTTATGGGGAACATTTCTGGCGGATATGGTGATTCAGATGATGGGAACTGATTATGCTAGAATACTACGAGCAATTTTTGCTTTTGCACAG ATTCGGATTACGCGCACGTATAGACTACCAAAATCAACAAGTGACCAACAGAGTATTTGA
- the LOC103504561 gene encoding uncharacterized protein LOC103504561 isoform X3: protein MTTTLAALQFAFLSPAVSKKIAYPFFSSSGRRTGVQFVGCVNASNPRNAQGGFDPELRSVLELATNSELYELEHILFGPSYFSPLMKSITNRGQTDYAMIEEDLEERDGFISTLESRFLFLAADARSTLRGWRPSYRDVLLTVRKKLNVPCSTKLSSEDLEAEIFLHLLQEYASEESVREANLEGSLQLGLDLWKVQTLAATDGASDLQSLILKGGSLITVVKMFQVFARTLSGKVFREAANYQIKKEIIKKGGQLAAANLESRVALLVAQKGLAGAASRYLGLRSMMTLLGPMLWGTFLADMVIQMMGTDYARILRAIFAFAQIRITRTYRLPKSTSDQQSI, encoded by the exons ATGACGACTACTCTGGCTGCGCTTCAATTCGCCTTCCTTTCTCCTGCCGTTTCCAAAAAAATTGCATATCCC TTTTTCAGCTCTTCTGGGCGTAGAACTGGCGTACAATTTGTGGGTTGTGTCAATGCTTCCAACCCAAGAAATGCTCAAg GTGGCTTTGACCCTGAATTGCGTTCTGTGCTTGAGCTGGCCACAAATTCTGAATTGTATGAGCTTGAGCATATCCTTTTCGGTCCCAG TTACTTCAGCCCATTGATGAAATCGATTACGAACAGAGGCCAGACGGACTATGCCATGATTGAGGAAGACCTTGAAGAGAGAGATGGGTTTATTTCAACGCTCGAGTCTCGATTCTTGTTCCTAGCAGCTGATGCTCGGTCGACGTTAAG GGGTTGGAGACCATCTTATAGAGATGTCTTGCTTACAGTGAGAAAAAAGTTAAACGTTCCTTGCTCAACCAAATTGTCATCTGAAGACCTTGAAGCAGAAATCTTTCTTCATTTGTTGCAGGAATATGCAAG TGAAGAATCAGTAAGGGAGGCTAACCTTGAAGGTAGTCTACAACTTGGACTTGATCTGTGGAAGGTACAAACTTTAGCAGCTACAGATGGAGCATCTGACCTGCAATCCTTGATACTAAAG GGTGGTAGTTTGATAACTGTGGTTAAAATGTTTCAAGTG TTTGCTAGGACCTTATCTGGGAAGGTGTTCCGAGAAGCAGCCAACTATCaaattaaaaaggaaatcatCAAAAAG GGTGGACAGTTAGCTGCAGCAAATCTCGAGTCAAGAGTGGCCTTGCTCGTTGCCCAAAAG GGTCTTGCCGGTGCCGCTTCAAGGTATCTGGGTTTGAGAAGCATGATGACTTTGCTCGGCCCGAT GTTATGGGGAACATTTCTGGCGGATATGGTGATTCAGATGATGGGAACTGATTATGCTAGAATACTACGAGCAATTTTTGCTTTTGCACAG ATTCGGATTACGCGCACGTATAGACTACCAAAATCAACAAGTGACCAACAGAGTATTTGA
- the LOC103504561 gene encoding uncharacterized protein LOC103504561 isoform X1 — protein sequence MTTTLAALQFAFLSPAVSKKIAYPKLRRTVQQFFSSSGRRTGVQFVGCVNASNPRNAQGGFDPELRSVLELATNSELYELEHILFGPSYFSPLMKSITNRGQTDYAMIEEDLEERDGFISTLESRFLFLAADARSTLRGWRPSYRDVLLTVRKKLNVPCSTKLSSEDLEAEIFLHLLQEYASEESVREANLEGSLQLGLDLWKVQTLAATDGASDLQSLILKGGSLITVVKMFQVFARTLSGKVFREAANYQIKKEIIKKGGQLAAANLESRVALLVAQKGLAGAASRYLGLRSMMTLLGPMLWGTFLADMVIQMMGTDYARILRAIFAFAQIRITRTYRLPKSTSDQQSI from the exons ATGACGACTACTCTGGCTGCGCTTCAATTCGCCTTCCTTTCTCCTGCCGTTTCCAAAAAAATTGCATATCCC AAGCTGCGGCGTACTGTTCAGCAGTTTTTCAGCTCTTCTGGGCGTAGAACTGGCGTACAATTTGTGGGTTGTGTCAATGCTTCCAACCCAAGAAATGCTCAAg GTGGCTTTGACCCTGAATTGCGTTCTGTGCTTGAGCTGGCCACAAATTCTGAATTGTATGAGCTTGAGCATATCCTTTTCGGTCCCAG TTACTTCAGCCCATTGATGAAATCGATTACGAACAGAGGCCAGACGGACTATGCCATGATTGAGGAAGACCTTGAAGAGAGAGATGGGTTTATTTCAACGCTCGAGTCTCGATTCTTGTTCCTAGCAGCTGATGCTCGGTCGACGTTAAG GGGTTGGAGACCATCTTATAGAGATGTCTTGCTTACAGTGAGAAAAAAGTTAAACGTTCCTTGCTCAACCAAATTGTCATCTGAAGACCTTGAAGCAGAAATCTTTCTTCATTTGTTGCAGGAATATGCAAG TGAAGAATCAGTAAGGGAGGCTAACCTTGAAGGTAGTCTACAACTTGGACTTGATCTGTGGAAGGTACAAACTTTAGCAGCTACAGATGGAGCATCTGACCTGCAATCCTTGATACTAAAG GGTGGTAGTTTGATAACTGTGGTTAAAATGTTTCAAGTG TTTGCTAGGACCTTATCTGGGAAGGTGTTCCGAGAAGCAGCCAACTATCaaattaaaaaggaaatcatCAAAAAG GGTGGACAGTTAGCTGCAGCAAATCTCGAGTCAAGAGTGGCCTTGCTCGTTGCCCAAAAG GGTCTTGCCGGTGCCGCTTCAAGGTATCTGGGTTTGAGAAGCATGATGACTTTGCTCGGCCCGAT GTTATGGGGAACATTTCTGGCGGATATGGTGATTCAGATGATGGGAACTGATTATGCTAGAATACTACGAGCAATTTTTGCTTTTGCACAG ATTCGGATTACGCGCACGTATAGACTACCAAAATCAACAAGTGACCAACAGAGTATTTGA